In Streptomyces sp. NBC_00878, a single window of DNA contains:
- a CDS encoding GH92 family glycosyl hydrolase, whose protein sequence is MRFRPSSVLLAVALTIGGGATPALAAPPPGPDLIKDPTPYVNPLIGTRNGGNVFPGAVVPFGMLSWSPENTRGDATRTAAPGGYQYDATRIRGFSLTHMSGTGCAGGSGDIPFFPYAGEVTSSPASDTKDEVYAADFAHTDETAEPGHYKVGLSSGVTADLTATARTGSGRFAFPADKPASLLIRTANSEVGSTTSDVRIDPETRTVSGSVTSGNFCGYLDPEGQRSYYTLHFTARFDRAFKATGTWQDDKLNPGATEASGGTGGFGTNGRPVAGKGAGGYVEFEPGADPVNVKVGISYVSRAGAEANLAAENPPRRSFDDVQDAARKAWRDRLSAVKVGGGTDDERTTFYTALYHSLLHPNVISDTDRRYRGPDGKVHQVGTGHRAQYGTYSGWDVYRSQVQLLTFLDPRTGSDIAQSLLELARQNGGVWDRWLHGASGTHVMNGDPAPATLAGIRAFGGRDFDLRGALDSLVKAATVPTDLDLSPAGKPIMSVGQRPSLDKYLAKNYMPSVSNAWGGAAETLEMSGADFALGQLATAAGEKKTAEAFTRRSQWWQNNFNIAADPTGGYIANRKADGSWVTGFTPATGNGFVEGTAAQYTWMVQHNPAGLFAAMGGKSKAVDRLDSFFHNADGSWAFTGSGGDKSELDNEPSINVPYLYAYAGAPHKTQETVRAAMGKLWSTQPGGIPGNDDLGAMSSWYVFSALGMYPQVPSRAELVLGSPVFPRARISRPNGNDIDIRAAGAAADSPYIQSLKVNGSTSERPWLPASFVRDGGTLDYTLAGTPNRAWGSAAGDAPPSFREGEQPYQIGVGPTTATVAPGGSTKLDIRALALSGGTGPEVRFRVETPEGVRATPAEGTVTDGAQTITLAADEDAKQGFYDVLVAVTSGAGDTSYEQPVALTVAAPGSLLAAYNNTGISDDTGDHSEGDYDGGGWSYSRQALAAAGLTPGGQGSVNGLTYTWPNSPSGRPDNASATGQSIGLPTPAAELSFIGSAVNGNQQTRATVTYDDGTTDSVDLSFTDWTVGGGGGTVQYGNEVVARAAYRNVAGADKDPVATYVFATKPFVAPAGRTVKSVKLPDNAGLHVFTVAVN, encoded by the coding sequence ATGCGTTTCCGTCCGTCATCCGTGCTTCTAGCCGTCGCCCTGACCATCGGCGGCGGCGCCACCCCGGCCCTGGCCGCACCCCCACCAGGACCGGACCTCATCAAGGACCCCACCCCGTACGTCAACCCGCTCATCGGCACCAGAAACGGCGGCAATGTCTTCCCGGGCGCCGTCGTGCCCTTCGGCATGCTCTCGTGGAGCCCCGAGAACACCCGCGGCGACGCGACCCGCACGGCCGCGCCCGGCGGCTACCAGTACGACGCGACCCGTATCCGCGGCTTCAGCCTCACCCACATGTCCGGTACGGGCTGCGCGGGCGGCAGCGGAGACATCCCGTTCTTCCCGTACGCGGGCGAGGTCACCTCGTCCCCGGCGAGCGACACCAAGGACGAGGTGTACGCGGCGGACTTCGCGCACACCGACGAGACCGCCGAACCCGGCCACTACAAGGTCGGTCTCTCCTCCGGCGTCACCGCGGACCTCACGGCGACCGCCCGCACGGGCTCGGGCCGCTTCGCCTTCCCCGCCGACAAGCCGGCCTCGCTGCTGATCCGCACCGCCAACTCCGAGGTGGGGTCGACCACTTCGGACGTCCGCATCGACCCCGAGACCCGTACGGTCTCCGGCTCGGTGACGTCCGGCAACTTCTGCGGCTACCTGGACCCCGAGGGCCAACGCAGCTACTACACCCTCCACTTCACCGCCCGCTTCGACCGCGCCTTCAAGGCCACCGGCACCTGGCAGGACGACAAGCTCAACCCCGGCGCCACCGAGGCGAGCGGCGGCACCGGCGGATTCGGGACCAACGGCCGACCGGTCGCGGGCAAGGGTGCGGGCGGCTATGTGGAGTTCGAGCCCGGCGCCGACCCGGTGAACGTCAAGGTCGGTATCTCGTACGTCAGTCGGGCCGGAGCCGAGGCCAACCTCGCCGCCGAGAACCCGCCCCGCCGCTCCTTCGACGACGTCCAGGACGCCGCGCGCAAGGCCTGGCGCGACCGCCTCTCCGCCGTCAAGGTCGGCGGCGGCACGGACGACGAGCGCACCACCTTCTACACCGCGCTCTACCACTCCCTCCTCCACCCGAACGTCATCAGCGACACCGACCGCAGATACAGAGGCCCTGACGGCAAGGTGCACCAGGTGGGTACGGGACACCGCGCCCAGTACGGCACCTACTCCGGCTGGGACGTCTACCGCTCCCAGGTCCAGCTGCTCACTTTCCTGGACCCGCGCACCGGCTCCGACATCGCGCAGTCGCTGCTCGAACTGGCCCGCCAGAACGGCGGCGTCTGGGACCGCTGGCTGCACGGCGCGAGCGGCACGCATGTCATGAACGGCGACCCGGCACCGGCCACCCTGGCGGGCATCAGAGCCTTCGGCGGCCGGGACTTCGACCTGCGCGGCGCGCTCGACTCACTGGTGAAGGCGGCCACCGTACCGACCGATCTCGACCTGAGCCCGGCCGGGAAGCCCATCATGTCCGTCGGCCAACGCCCGTCCCTGGACAAGTACTTGGCGAAGAACTACATGCCGTCCGTGTCCAACGCCTGGGGCGGCGCCGCCGAAACCCTGGAGATGTCCGGCGCCGACTTCGCCCTCGGCCAACTCGCCACCGCCGCAGGGGAGAAGAAGACCGCCGAGGCCTTCACCCGTCGCTCCCAGTGGTGGCAGAACAACTTCAACATCGCGGCCGACCCCACCGGCGGCTACATCGCAAACCGTAAGGCGGACGGCAGTTGGGTCACCGGCTTCACCCCGGCCACCGGCAACGGATTCGTCGAGGGCACGGCGGCCCAGTACACCTGGATGGTCCAGCACAACCCGGCCGGCCTCTTCGCCGCGATGGGCGGAAAGAGCAAGGCGGTCGATCGGCTGGACTCCTTCTTCCACAACGCAGACGGCAGCTGGGCCTTCACCGGCAGCGGCGGTGACAAGTCCGAACTGGACAACGAGCCGTCCATCAACGTGCCCTACCTGTACGCCTACGCGGGCGCGCCCCACAAGACCCAGGAGACCGTACGGGCCGCGATGGGCAAGCTGTGGTCCACCCAGCCCGGCGGCATCCCCGGCAACGACGACCTCGGCGCGATGTCGTCCTGGTACGTCTTCTCCGCGCTCGGTATGTATCCGCAGGTGCCTTCGCGGGCCGAACTCGTCCTGGGATCACCGGTGTTCCCGCGGGCCCGCATCTCGCGCCCGAACGGCAACGACATCGACATCCGGGCGGCGGGCGCGGCGGCGGACTCGCCGTACATCCAGTCGCTGAAGGTCAACGGCAGTACGAGCGAACGCCCTTGGCTGCCCGCGTCCTTCGTGCGCGACGGCGGCACGCTCGACTACACCCTCGCCGGCACGCCGAACCGGGCCTGGGGGAGCGCGGCCGGGGACGCCCCGCCGTCCTTCCGCGAGGGCGAGCAGCCGTACCAGATCGGTGTCGGCCCGACCACGGCGACGGTCGCCCCCGGCGGCAGTACGAAGCTCGACATCCGCGCGCTCGCGCTGAGCGGCGGCACGGGCCCCGAGGTGCGCTTCCGCGTCGAGACCCCCGAGGGTGTCCGGGCGACCCCCGCCGAAGGCACGGTCACGGACGGGGCCCAGACGATCACGCTCGCCGCGGACGAGGACGCCAAGCAGGGCTTCTACGACGTCTTGGTCGCCGTGACCTCCGGCGCCGGGGACACCTCGTACGAGCAGCCCGTCGCCCTCACCGTCGCCGCGCCCGGGTCGCTGCTCGCCGCGTACAACAACACCGGGATCTCGGACGACACCGGTGACCACTCCGAGGGCGACTACGACGGCGGCGGCTGGAGCTACTCCCGCCAGGCCCTCGCGGCGGCCGGTCTCACCCCGGGCGGGCAGGGTTCCGTGAACGGTCTCACCTACACCTGGCCGAACTCCCCGTCGGGCCGTCCGGACAACGCCTCGGCGACCGGTCAGAGCATCGGACTCCCGACGCCGGCGGCCGAGTTGAGCTTCATCGGCAGCGCGGTCAACGGCAACCAGCAGACCCGGGCGACCGTCACGTACGACGACGGCACCACCGACTCCGTCGACCTCTCCTTCACCGACTGGACCGTCGGCGGGGGCGGCGGCACCGTCCAGTACGGCAACGAGGTCGTCGCCCGGGCCGCGTACCGGAACGTCGCGGGCGCGGACAAGGACCCGGTCGCCACGTATGTCTTCGCGACGAAGCCGTTCGTGGCACCGGCCGGCCGGACGGTCAAGAGCGTGAAGCTGCCGGACAACGCCGGCCTGCATGTGTTCACCGTCGCGGTGAACTGA
- a CDS encoding lytic polysaccharide monooxygenase, which yields MKPGSRTFLCWQDGLTATGEIKPINPACKKAQQVSGTTPFYNWFSVLRSDGAGRTRGFVPDGELCSGGNTNFTGFNSPSADWPLTHLTSGATVDFSYNAWAAHPGWFYVYLTKDGFDPTKPLTWNDMEAQPFLSVDHPPLNGSPGTVEANYSWSGRLPAGKSGRHLIYMVWQRSDSAETFYSCSDIVFDGGNGEVTGIHDPGNPPTEPPPGACSATRRTTGSWSGGYQSEVTVTNTGAVPMLGWMVDWTLPGGQSVASLWSGSATYSGQNVMVHNADWNGSLDPGESASFGYVVQGSGGDTATALACRPG from the coding sequence ATGAAGCCCGGCAGCCGCACCTTCTTGTGCTGGCAGGACGGGCTCACCGCCACCGGTGAGATCAAACCGATCAACCCGGCCTGCAAGAAGGCGCAGCAGGTCAGCGGCACGACCCCGTTCTACAACTGGTTCTCGGTACTCCGCTCCGACGGCGCGGGCCGCACCCGTGGGTTCGTGCCCGACGGCGAACTGTGCAGCGGCGGCAACACCAACTTCACGGGCTTCAACTCCCCGAGTGCCGACTGGCCGTTGACCCACCTGACCTCGGGTGCGACCGTCGACTTCTCCTACAACGCCTGGGCCGCGCACCCGGGTTGGTTCTACGTCTACCTCACCAAGGACGGCTTCGACCCGACCAAGCCGCTCACCTGGAACGACATGGAGGCGCAGCCGTTCCTGAGCGTCGACCACCCGCCGCTCAACGGCTCCCCGGGCACGGTCGAGGCGAACTACTCCTGGTCCGGCAGGCTCCCCGCCGGCAAGTCGGGGCGCCACCTGATCTACATGGTCTGGCAGCGTTCGGACAGCGCGGAGACCTTCTACTCCTGTTCCGACATCGTCTTCGACGGCGGCAACGGAGAGGTGACGGGCATCCACGACCCGGGCAACCCCCCGACCGAGCCTCCGCCCGGCGCCTGCTCCGCGACCCGCCGTACGACGGGCAGTTGGTCCGGCGGCTACCAGTCCGAGGTCACCGTCACCAACACGGGAGCCGTGCCGATGCTCGGCTGGATGGTCGACTGGACCCTGCCGGGCGGGCAGTCCGTCGCCAGCCTCTGGAGCGGCAGTGCCACCTACAGCGGTCAGAACGTGATGGTCCACAACGCCGACTGGAACGGGTCGCTCGACCCAGGGGAGAGCGCCTCGTTCGGGTACGTCGTCCAGGGTTCCGGAGGTGATACGGCGACCGCCCTCGCGTGCCGGCCGGGCTGA
- a CDS encoding ATP-binding protein, with product MSPRLPGGSSRSPAPRSRSPRSPSLWSPSLWGRSLRARLLLFIGVTLVAVCVAMALTVFFVQRAYLLGDLDQRVTNAAERSQGGVRVGPGIETDLAFLSEQGQAAGTIAARLDDGDVSAARVVRPGGEPRDLSAAQRAVLAGIPADGSLHTRTVPGLGTYRVTALSGSGHAVLTGLPMDDVQDMIRGLVVVEAVVAAVGLTAAGCVCAVVIRRQLRPLGRVAATAVEVSRSPLDRGEVAGLTRVPERDTDPGSEAGQVGAALNRMIDHVESSLAERRRGEERMRRFLADASHELRTPLASIAGYAELMNRGTGRIEPVLAWRQVSAESARMTGLVEDLLLLARLDEGRPLHSAEVDLAVLVAEAVWDARAAGDGHGWQLAPFPDAPALVVGDETRLRRVVANLLANARVHTPVGTTVVASVEATDEHCVIRVRDDGPGIPPALLPRVFERFTRADASRSRVSAQDGGSGLGLAIAEAITEAHGGRIGVASEPGRTEFTLTLPPAPAPSSSSSSASSPAPTASGAPSPSPTPSASASGAPRTGLALGACGSEQP from the coding sequence ATGAGCCCGCGCCTGCCCGGAGGGTCGTCACGGAGCCCTGCGCCGCGGAGCCGTTCCCCGCGGAGCCCCTCCCTGTGGAGCCCCTCCCTGTGGGGGCGCTCGCTGCGGGCCCGCCTTCTGCTGTTCATCGGCGTCACCCTCGTCGCCGTGTGCGTGGCCATGGCGCTCACCGTCTTCTTCGTCCAACGCGCCTATCTGCTGGGGGACTTGGACCAGCGCGTGACCAACGCGGCTGAGCGGAGTCAGGGCGGGGTCCGGGTCGGGCCGGGCATCGAGACGGACCTGGCGTTCCTCAGCGAGCAGGGGCAGGCCGCCGGTACGATCGCCGCCCGGCTCGACGACGGGGACGTCTCCGCGGCCCGGGTCGTCCGCCCGGGCGGCGAACCGCGGGATCTCAGTGCCGCGCAACGCGCCGTCCTCGCCGGCATCCCGGCCGACGGCTCCCTGCACACCCGGACCGTGCCCGGCCTCGGCACCTACCGGGTCACCGCCCTCAGCGGCAGCGGGCACGCCGTCCTCACCGGACTGCCGATGGACGACGTGCAGGACATGATCCGGGGTCTGGTCGTGGTGGAGGCGGTGGTCGCCGCCGTCGGGCTCACCGCCGCGGGCTGCGTCTGTGCCGTCGTCATCCGGCGTCAGCTCCGGCCGCTGGGGCGGGTCGCCGCCACCGCGGTCGAGGTCTCCCGCTCTCCGCTGGACCGCGGCGAGGTCGCCGGTCTCACCCGCGTACCCGAACGGGACACCGACCCGGGCAGTGAGGCCGGCCAGGTGGGCGCGGCGCTCAACCGCATGATCGACCACGTCGAGTCCTCCCTCGCCGAACGCCGGCGCGGCGAGGAACGCATGCGCCGCTTCCTCGCCGACGCCAGCCACGAACTCCGTACGCCGCTCGCGTCGATCGCTGGATACGCGGAACTGATGAACCGCGGCACCGGGCGGATCGAACCGGTGCTGGCCTGGCGGCAGGTCTCCGCGGAGTCGGCCCGTATGACGGGCCTCGTGGAGGACCTGCTGCTGCTCGCCCGGCTCGACGAGGGACGGCCGCTGCACTCCGCCGAGGTGGATCTCGCGGTCCTGGTCGCCGAGGCGGTGTGGGACGCGCGGGCCGCCGGGGACGGCCACGGCTGGCAGTTGGCGCCCTTCCCCGACGCTCCGGCGCTGGTCGTCGGCGACGAGACGCGGCTGCGCCGGGTGGTGGCCAACCTGTTGGCCAACGCGCGTGTGCACACGCCTGTGGGCACGACCGTCGTGGCCTCGGTCGAGGCAACGGACGAGCACTGTGTCATCCGGGTGCGCGACGACGGCCCGGGTATCCCGCCCGCACTGCTCCCCAGGGTCTTCGAGCGCTTCACCCGCGCCGACGCCTCCCGCTCCCGCGTGTCCGCCCAGGACGGCGGCTCCGGCCTGGGCCTGGCCATCGCGGAGGCGATCACGGAGGCGCACGGGGGCCGTATCGGGGTCGCGAGCGAGCCGGGCCGCACCGAGTTCACCCTGACGCTGCCGCCCGCGCCCGCGCCCTCGTCCTCGTCCTCGTCAGCGTCCTCGCCTGCGCCCACGGCTTCGGGTGCGCCCTCGCCCTCGCCCACACCCTCGGCCTCGGCTTCGGGTGCGCCCCGGACGGGCCTGGCCCTCGGGGCGTGCGGCAGCGAACAGCCTTGA
- the acnA gene encoding aconitate hydratase AcnA has translation MSANSFDARSTLSVGDESYEIFRLDKVEGSARLPYSLKVLLENLLRTEDGANITADHIRALGDWDSQAQPSQEIQFTPARVIMQDFTGVPCVVDLATMREAVKELGGDAAKINPLAPAELVIDHSVIADKFGTNEAFAQNVELEYGRNRERYQFLRWGQTAFDEFKVVPPGTGIVHQVNIEHLARTVMVRNGQAYPDTLVGTDSHTTMVNGLGVLGWGVGGIEAEAAMLGQPVSMLIPRVVGFKLTGELTPGTTATDLVLTITEMLRKHGVVGKFVEFYGEGVAATSLANRATIGNMSPEFGSTAAIFPIDGETLKYLKLTGRSEQQVALVEAYAKEQGLWLDPAAEPDFSEKLELDLSTVVPSIAGPKRPQDRIVLANAAEQFKSDVRNYVDTADEAGKESFPASDAPANHPNGAPSNPVTVTAADGSTYEIDHGAVTVAAITSCTNTSNPYVMVAAALVAKKAVEKGLTRKPWVKTTLAPGSKVVTDYFDKAGLTPYLDKVGFNLVGYGCTTCIGNSGPLPEEVSKAVNDHDLAVTSVLSGNRNFEGRINPDVKMNYLASPPLVVAYALAGSMKVDITRDALGVDQEGKPVFLTDIWPSEAEVNDVVANAIGEDMFNKSYQDVFAGDAQWQALPIPTGNTFEWDPQSTYVRKPPYFEGMTMETTPVSDIAGARVLAKLGDSVTTDHISPAGAIKADTPAGKYLTEHGIERRDFNSYGSRRGNHEVMIRGTFANIRLRNQIAPGTEGGYTRDFTQPDAPVSFIYDASRNYIEQGIPLVILAGKEYGSGSSRDWAAKGTALLGVKAVVAESYERIHRSNLIGMGVIPLQYPEGQSAESLGLTGEEAFSIAGITELNDGTTPRTVKVTTDTGVEFDAVVRIDTPGEADYYRNGGILQYVLRSLIRK, from the coding sequence GTGTCGGCGAACAGCTTCGACGCCCGTAGCACGCTCAGCGTGGGCGACGAGTCGTACGAGATCTTCCGGCTGGACAAGGTGGAAGGCTCGGCCCGCCTTCCGTACAGCCTCAAGGTCCTGCTGGAGAACCTGCTCCGTACCGAGGACGGCGCGAACATCACCGCCGACCACATCCGTGCTCTTGGCGACTGGGACTCGCAGGCCCAGCCCAGCCAGGAGATCCAGTTCACGCCGGCCCGCGTGATCATGCAGGACTTCACGGGTGTGCCCTGCGTCGTGGACCTCGCCACCATGCGTGAGGCCGTGAAGGAGCTCGGCGGCGACGCGGCGAAGATCAACCCGCTCGCCCCCGCCGAGCTGGTCATCGACCACTCCGTCATCGCCGACAAGTTCGGCACGAACGAGGCGTTCGCCCAGAACGTCGAGCTGGAGTACGGCCGCAACCGCGAGCGCTACCAGTTCCTGCGCTGGGGCCAGACCGCGTTCGACGAGTTCAAGGTCGTCCCGCCGGGCACCGGCATCGTCCACCAGGTGAACATCGAGCACCTGGCCCGTACGGTGATGGTGCGCAACGGGCAGGCCTACCCCGACACCCTCGTCGGCACCGACTCCCACACCACCATGGTCAACGGCCTCGGTGTACTCGGCTGGGGCGTCGGCGGTATCGAGGCCGAGGCCGCGATGCTCGGCCAGCCGGTCTCGATGCTCATCCCGCGCGTCGTCGGCTTCAAGCTCACCGGTGAGCTGACCCCCGGCACCACCGCCACCGACCTCGTGCTCACGATCACCGAGATGCTCCGCAAGCACGGTGTCGTCGGCAAGTTCGTCGAGTTCTACGGAGAGGGCGTCGCCGCCACCTCCCTCGCGAACCGCGCCACCATCGGCAACATGTCGCCGGAGTTCGGCTCCACCGCCGCGATCTTCCCGATCGACGGCGAGACCCTGAAGTACCTGAAGCTGACCGGCCGCAGCGAGCAGCAGGTCGCGCTCGTCGAGGCGTACGCCAAGGAGCAGGGCCTCTGGCTCGACCCGGCCGCCGAGCCCGACTTCTCCGAGAAGCTGGAGCTGGACCTGTCGACGGTCGTCCCGTCGATCGCCGGTCCGAAGCGGCCGCAGGACCGGATCGTCCTCGCGAACGCCGCCGAGCAGTTCAAGAGCGACGTCCGCAACTACGTCGACACCGCCGACGAGGCCGGCAAGGAGTCCTTCCCGGCCTCCGACGCCCCGGCCAACCACCCCAACGGCGCCCCGTCGAACCCGGTCACCGTGACCGCCGCCGACGGCTCCACGTACGAGATCGACCACGGTGCGGTGACGGTCGCGGCCATCACCTCCTGCACCAACACCTCGAACCCGTACGTCATGGTCGCCGCCGCGCTCGTCGCGAAGAAGGCCGTGGAGAAGGGGCTCACGCGCAAGCCCTGGGTGAAGACCACCCTCGCGCCCGGCTCCAAGGTCGTCACCGACTACTTCGACAAGGCGGGGCTCACCCCCTACCTCGACAAGGTCGGCTTCAACCTCGTCGGCTACGGCTGCACCACCTGCATCGGCAACTCCGGCCCGCTGCCGGAGGAGGTCTCCAAGGCCGTCAACGACCACGACCTGGCCGTGACCTCGGTGCTCTCCGGCAACCGTAACTTCGAGGGCCGGATCAACCCCGACGTCAAGATGAACTACCTGGCCTCCCCGCCGCTGGTCGTCGCGTACGCCCTCGCGGGCTCCATGAAGGTGGACATCACGCGCGACGCCCTCGGTGTCGACCAGGAGGGCAAGCCGGTCTTCCTGACCGACATCTGGCCCTCCGAGGCCGAGGTCAACGACGTCGTGGCGAACGCCATCGGCGAGGACATGTTCAACAAGTCCTACCAGGACGTCTTCGCGGGCGACGCCCAGTGGCAGGCGCTGCCGATCCCGACCGGCAACACCTTCGAGTGGGACCCGCAGTCCACCTACGTGCGCAAGCCCCCGTACTTCGAGGGCATGACGATGGAGACCACCCCGGTCTCGGACATCGCCGGCGCCCGCGTCCTGGCCAAGCTGGGCGACTCGGTGACGACGGACCACATCTCGCCCGCCGGTGCCATCAAGGCCGACACCCCGGCCGGCAAGTACCTCACCGAGCACGGCATCGAGCGGCGTGACTTCAACTCCTACGGCTCGCGCCGAGGCAACCACGAGGTCATGATCCGCGGCACGTTCGCCAACATCCGCCTGCGCAACCAGATCGCGCCGGGCACCGAGGGCGGCTACACCCGCGACTTCACCCAGCCGGACGCTCCCGTCTCGTTCATCTACGACGCCTCGCGCAACTACATCGAGCAGGGCATCCCGCTGGTCATCCTGGCCGGCAAGGAGTACGGCTCCGGCTCGTCCCGCGACTGGGCGGCCAAGGGCACCGCGCTGCTCGGCGTCAAGGCCGTCGTCGCCGAGTCCTACGAGCGCATCCACCGCTCCAACCTCATCGGCATGGGCGTCATCCCGCTGCAGTACCCGGAGGGCCAGTCCGCCGAGAGCCTCGGCCTGACCGGCGAGGAGGCCTTCTCCATCGCCGGCATCACCGAGCTGAACGACGGCACCACCCCCCGTACGGTCAAGGTCACCACCGACACCGGTGTGGAGTTCGACGCGGTCGTCCGCATCGACACCCCCGGTGAGGCCGACTACTACCGCAACGGCGGCATCCTGCAGTACGTGCTGCGCAGCCTGATCCGCAAGTAG